In one Zobellia galactanivorans genomic region, the following are encoded:
- a CDS encoding NAD(P)-dependent alcohol dehydrogenase → MKAVIYEAYGPPNVLTLKQVEKPIPKDDEILVKICAATVTSGDARLRSSDFPPLFWLPARLIFGLFKPKKKILGHELAGVVEEIGKGVTRFKVGDSVFGTTTMLSTGSYAEYICLPQKWKSGVVALKPKNLGYQEAAALPIGAMTAIYLLGKTQLKKGQNVLVYGASGSVGSYAVQIASQKGATVKGVCSTSNFEMLRSLGVQSVIDYKKEDYSAGDEKFDIVFDAVGKTSKSKAKKVLNPGGTFVSVKMMTKEKDETLELIREMAEREELKAFIDQRFQLEEIVKAHEYVDKGRKRGNVVIEIS, encoded by the coding sequence ATGAAAGCAGTTATTTACGAAGCGTATGGTCCCCCAAATGTCCTTACCCTAAAACAGGTAGAAAAACCGATACCAAAAGACGATGAGATTTTGGTAAAAATATGTGCGGCCACGGTTACTTCAGGAGATGCGCGGCTTCGAAGTTCCGACTTCCCTCCTTTGTTTTGGCTTCCTGCCCGATTGATATTCGGACTTTTTAAACCGAAAAAGAAAATTTTAGGCCATGAATTGGCCGGGGTTGTAGAAGAAATAGGAAAGGGAGTCACGCGATTTAAGGTGGGGGACAGCGTATTCGGTACGACAACTATGCTGAGTACAGGCTCGTATGCCGAATATATATGCTTACCGCAAAAATGGAAAAGCGGCGTTGTTGCCCTAAAACCTAAAAACCTGGGGTATCAAGAGGCAGCGGCCCTACCGATCGGGGCAATGACGGCCATCTACCTTTTAGGGAAAACCCAATTAAAAAAAGGACAAAACGTATTGGTCTATGGGGCTTCCGGCAGTGTAGGAAGCTATGCCGTTCAAATCGCAAGTCAAAAAGGCGCCACGGTAAAAGGGGTGTGTTCCACTTCCAATTTTGAAATGCTAAGATCCTTGGGGGTGCAAAGCGTGATCGATTATAAAAAAGAGGACTATTCCGCTGGCGATGAAAAATTCGATATCGTTTTTGATGCCGTTGGAAAGACCTCCAAATCAAAGGCCAAAAAGGTACTAAACCCCGGGGGTACTTTCGTTTCGGTAAAAATGATGACCAAAGAAAAAGACGAAACCCTTGAGCTCATCAGGGAAATGGCGGAAAGAGAAGAACTAAAAGCTTTTATCGACCAACGTTTTCAACTAGAAGAAATCGTAAAGGCCCACGAATATGTGGATAAGGGGCGAAAAAGAGGGAACGTAGTCATTGAAATTTCCTAA